The following proteins are encoded in a genomic region of Sulfurimonas sp. HSL3-7:
- a CDS encoding thiamine phosphate synthase, whose product MKSYLITDPRFYSTTPTTFRMTMQKTLQKHQPDFALYRDKNNPDYAEMAKLFLELCSGSGKTKAILHGNVGLAAELHAYGVHLTSQQFDEIEAAKASGLFVVISCHSEAEILEAQRRGADAVTYSPIFNTPDKGEPKGLEDLNERVAKISLPIIALGGITTKAQVKAVEQSGCYGFASIRYFIDN is encoded by the coding sequence ATGAAGTCCTATCTGATAACCGATCCCCGGTTCTACTCAACAACGCCGACAACGTTTCGTATGACCATGCAAAAGACTTTGCAAAAACATCAACCCGATTTTGCACTCTACCGGGACAAGAACAACCCGGATTACGCCGAAATGGCGAAACTGTTCCTGGAGCTCTGTTCAGGCTCCGGCAAAACAAAAGCCATACTGCACGGCAATGTCGGACTTGCCGCCGAACTTCATGCATACGGGGTGCACCTGACGTCACAGCAGTTCGACGAGATCGAAGCAGCAAAAGCGTCGGGACTCTTTGTTGTCATCTCCTGCCACAGTGAAGCGGAAATCCTCGAAGCGCAGCGAAGAGGGGCCGATGCCGTCACTTACAGCCCCATTTTCAACACACCGGACAAGGGTGAGCCGAAGGGTTTAGAGGATTTAAATGAAAGAGTGGCTAAAATAAGCCTACCTATTATCGCGCTGGGCGGGATCACCACGAAAGCGCAGGTTAAAGCGGTTGAGCAGAGCGGCTGTTACGGCTTTGCTTCGATCCGCTACTTTATAGACAATTAA
- a CDS encoding F0F1 ATP synthase subunit A, with protein MGELFTFFGLISHDHTFIYMTHMLLTALIVVVIAKLATSNMKVVPTGTQNLLEAYLGGVLAMGADVMGKEEARRYLPLVATIGLFVGIANLIGIVPGFEAPSAFLDFTLALALVVFVYYNFEGIRRNGVIAYFKHFFGPVWWLAWLMFPIEIVSHISRIISLSFRLFGNVKGDDMFLMVLLMLAPWLLPMIPFALLTFMALLQAFIFMMLTYVYLGGAIQIHDEH; from the coding sequence ATGGGTGAATTATTTACATTCTTTGGTCTGATCAGTCATGATCACACTTTTATCTATATGACGCACATGCTGCTTACAGCACTGATTGTAGTTGTTATCGCCAAGCTGGCAACAAGCAACATGAAAGTGGTTCCAACCGGAACACAAAACCTTTTAGAAGCTTACCTTGGCGGCGTACTTGCCATGGGTGCGGACGTAATGGGTAAGGAAGAGGCGCGCCGCTATCTTCCGCTTGTTGCGACGATCGGTCTTTTCGTCGGTATTGCCAACCTTATCGGTATCGTTCCGGGCTTCGAAGCACCGTCAGCGTTCCTTGACTTCACACTGGCTCTTGCGCTTGTCGTTTTTGTCTACTACAACTTCGAAGGTATCCGCCGTAACGGTGTTATCGCCTATTTCAAACACTTCTTCGGCCCGGTCTGGTGGTTGGCATGGTTGATGTTCCCGATCGAGATCGTTTCGCACATTTCACGTATCATCTCTCTCTCTTTCCGTCTTTTCGGTAATGTCAAGGGTGATGATATGTTCCTGATGGTACTTTTGATGCTGGCTCCGTGGTTGCTGCCGATGATCCCGTTCGCACTGCTTACCTTCATGGCGTTGCTTCAAGCATTCATCTTCATGATGCTGACATACGTCTACCTTGGCGGCGCGATCCAGATCCACGACGAGCACTAA
- the gatB gene encoding Asp-tRNA(Asn)/Glu-tRNA(Gln) amidotransferase subunit GatB gives MFEVVIGLEVHVQLNTDTKLFCSCPTSFNDRPNVNTCPTCLALPGALPVLNKSVLEKSVMLGTAIGATVNRTSFFDRKSYFYPDSPSAYQITQLYTPVVEHGKLEIDFEDGSKKTIRINRAHIEADAGKNIHEGAVSKVDLNRAGTPLLEIVSEPDMRSAEEAVLYVKKLHSIVRYLDISNANMQEGSFRVDVNVSIRPKGDEKLYTRVEIKNINSFRFIQKAIEIEVERQIEAWEDGVYDEEIYQETRLFDQNKQETRSMRGKEEAADYRYFPEPDLLKAVIDDEMFETYSQIPELPDEKKERLVSEYGMREYDAAVITAELETAHFFEAMLAEGINAKNAVTWLTVELQGRLKGGMTITSSPVDAKTLGTLVKRIEDKTISGKAAKEVLDYLMENESDVDGAIDKLGLKQMNDTGALEKIIDEIIAANADKVEEYRGGKDKLFGFFVGQTMKASKGTANPQTVNEMLKAKLG, from the coding sequence ATGTTTGAAGTCGTTATCGGCCTTGAAGTCCACGTCCAACTCAACACAGATACCAAACTCTTTTGTTCATGCCCGACCAGTTTCAATGACCGTCCCAATGTCAACACTTGTCCGACCTGTTTAGCACTTCCGGGTGCTTTGCCGGTCCTTAACAAAAGCGTCCTGGAAAAATCGGTAATGCTCGGAACGGCGATCGGTGCGACGGTCAACCGTACCTCGTTCTTCGACCGCAAGTCCTACTTCTACCCGGACAGTCCGTCCGCATACCAGATTACACAGCTCTACACGCCTGTGGTCGAGCACGGCAAGCTGGAGATCGATTTTGAGGACGGCTCCAAAAAGACCATCCGCATCAACCGTGCGCATATCGAAGCGGATGCCGGTAAAAACATCCACGAAGGGGCTGTCTCCAAAGTGGACCTGAACCGTGCGGGAACACCGCTTCTGGAGATCGTCTCTGAGCCGGATATGCGTTCAGCCGAAGAGGCAGTCCTGTACGTCAAAAAGCTGCACTCGATCGTCCGTTACCTTGACATCTCCAATGCGAATATGCAGGAGGGGTCGTTCCGTGTCGACGTCAACGTCTCAATCCGCCCGAAAGGCGATGAAAAGCTCTATACCCGTGTCGAGATCAAGAACATCAACAGCTTCCGCTTTATCCAGAAAGCGATCGAGATCGAGGTAGAGCGCCAGATTGAAGCGTGGGAAGACGGGGTCTATGACGAAGAGATCTACCAGGAGACCCGTCTGTTTGACCAGAACAAGCAGGAGACCCGTTCAATGCGCGGCAAGGAAGAAGCGGCGGATTACCGCTATTTCCCGGAACCTGACCTGCTCAAAGCGGTGATCGATGACGAGATGTTTGAAACGTACTCGCAGATCCCGGAACTGCCGGATGAGAAAAAAGAGCGTCTGGTCTCCGAATACGGTATGCGTGAATATGACGCCGCCGTTATTACCGCCGAGCTTGAGACGGCACACTTCTTTGAAGCGATGCTTGCAGAGGGCATCAATGCCAAAAATGCGGTTACCTGGCTGACAGTGGAGCTGCAGGGACGCCTTAAAGGCGGCATGACGATCACAAGTTCTCCAGTGGATGCCAAGACACTCGGAACCCTTGTCAAGCGGATCGAAGACAAAACGATCAGCGGAAAGGCGGCAAAAGAGGTCCTTGACTATCTGATGGAGAACGAGAGCGATGTCGACGGTGCGATCGATAAGCTCGGTCTTAAACAGATGAACGACACCGGTGCTCTGGAAAAGATCATTGATGAGATCATCGCAGCCAATGCTGACAAGGTGGAAGAGTACCGCGGCGGCAAGGACAAACTCTTCGGCTTCTTTGTCGGTCAGACGATGAAAGCGAGCAAGGGAACGGCCAATCCGCAAACGGTCAACGAGATGCTGAAAGCAAAACTCGGCTAG
- a CDS encoding ion transporter, which produces MMQEELTESERVSSSSYKQKYVGLLSRFLVDTAYFLKTSPRYKSAKNFFYNLLENNAFVYKRYFDLFMMVLIFSSVIILIREVRHEINDFWAVFNNYIISVIFLIEYLLRFWVISDSSDIVIDQYERDEHLQRRFRTGHALFKIFLAKWNYVRSPAAIIDLLAIMPFFHELRLLRLFILFRVFKIFRYTQNMQYFGYILSHKKFELLTLLTFASVVVFVASVLIYVMESNNPNSPINTLFDAFYWSIVTISTVGYGDVTPVTSEGRTVAIVVIISGIAVISFATSIVVTAFTEKLDDIRENKILADVKGLKHFYLICGYGIVARQTASKLRRSGRNVVVLDTDHQRVKEAKENQLYALQLDAASLSSYQKMGLDFEKQVNAVILLGESDIANVYTALTLRSIDHNMRILSLLHDKRNRRKLQLAGVNHIVYSQELIGLLSKEYSGRPIAFETMSMLRAEESGTAMEEIVVNERIADNFKKVDDMHIRRHRLLLIGLSKVSAEGFLFNPPPETPLEKGDIMIVAGEHSMINEFRLFTHMRLR; this is translated from the coding sequence ATGATGCAAGAAGAGCTTACAGAGTCAGAGCGGGTCTCTTCTTCATCGTATAAACAGAAATATGTCGGGCTGCTTTCGCGGTTTCTGGTCGATACGGCCTATTTCCTAAAGACATCACCGCGCTACAAGAGTGCGAAAAACTTCTTCTACAATCTTCTTGAAAACAATGCCTTTGTCTATAAACGCTATTTTGACCTCTTTATGATGGTGCTGATCTTTTCAAGCGTCATTATCCTGATTCGAGAAGTGCGTCATGAGATCAATGATTTTTGGGCCGTTTTCAACAACTACATCATCTCGGTGATCTTTCTGATCGAATATCTGCTGCGTTTCTGGGTGATCAGCGACTCGTCCGATATCGTCATCGACCAGTATGAGAGAGACGAACATCTGCAGCGGCGTTTTCGTACCGGGCACGCGCTCTTCAAGATATTTCTTGCCAAATGGAACTATGTCCGTTCGCCGGCGGCGATCATCGACCTTCTGGCGATTATGCCGTTCTTCCATGAACTGAGGCTGCTGCGGCTTTTCATACTGTTTCGGGTCTTCAAAATCTTCCGCTACACCCAGAATATGCAGTATTTCGGTTACATTCTTTCGCACAAAAAGTTCGAACTGCTGACCCTTTTGACTTTCGCGAGCGTCGTGGTCTTCGTCGCTTCGGTTCTAATCTATGTGATGGAGTCCAACAACCCGAATTCGCCGATCAACACTCTTTTCGATGCGTTTTACTGGTCGATCGTGACGATCTCGACTGTCGGATACGGCGATGTGACCCCGGTGACAAGCGAGGGACGGACGGTGGCTATCGTCGTGATCATCTCGGGTATCGCGGTGATCTCTTTCGCCACCTCGATCGTCGTCACCGCCTTTACCGAAAAGCTGGATGATATCCGCGAGAACAAAATACTGGCAGACGTCAAAGGGCTCAAACACTTCTATCTGATCTGCGGCTACGGCATCGTCGCCCGTCAGACCGCTTCGAAACTGCGCCGAAGCGGCCGCAACGTCGTGGTTCTGGATACGGACCATCAGCGGGTCAAAGAGGCAAAAGAAAATCAGCTTTATGCTCTGCAGTTAGATGCGGCATCGCTCTCCTCCTATCAAAAGATGGGACTCGATTTTGAGAAACAGGTGAACGCCGTTATTCTGCTGGGTGAGAGTGATATCGCCAATGTCTACACCGCGCTGACACTGCGTTCCATCGATCACAATATGCGGATTCTTTCCCTGTTGCATGACAAAAGAAACCGCCGCAAGCTGCAGCTTGCCGGGGTCAACCATATCGTCTATTCTCAGGAGCTGATCGGACTGCTTTCCAAAGAGTACAGCGGCCGGCCGATCGCTTTCGAGACGATGAGCATGCTGCGTGCGGAAGAGTCGGGTACGGCGATGGAAGAGATCGTTGTAAATGAACGGATCGCAGACAACTTCAAGAAGGTCGATGATATGCATATCCGCCGGCACCGGCTCCTGCTGATCGGACTGTCAAAAGTGAGTGCAGAAGGCTTCCTTTTCAATCCGCCGCCGGAGACGCCTCTGGAGAAGGGGGATATTATGATCGTCGCGGGTGAACATTCGATGATCAACGAGTTCAGACTATTTACCCATATGAGGTTGCGATGA
- a CDS encoding NAD-binding protein: MKTYHVVVFGYEEFAKEVVRQVREAYLGVEVYALTEASVEEAKKEGIAAKIFDLDDNWDEFKRFNMQETLFICALDDDVSNVFLTIGLRDGLDDARLIALASTQEHASKLRLAGANKVISKLQTTADIIIEVLERPIVTYVMGEIMQEEAALKTVQIVLEAGSPLIGELLYDVSLQLQSELIVLAVVDETMQTHFVFTSKGYKHRIEVGDILVVIGYDENIEKLKRRV; encoded by the coding sequence ATGAAGACATATCATGTGGTCGTTTTCGGTTATGAAGAGTTTGCCAAAGAGGTCGTACGGCAGGTCAGAGAGGCTTATCTCGGCGTAGAGGTCTATGCACTGACCGAGGCCTCTGTCGAGGAGGCTAAAAAAGAGGGGATTGCCGCCAAAATATTTGATCTTGATGACAACTGGGATGAGTTCAAGCGTTTTAATATGCAGGAGACCCTCTTCATCTGTGCACTGGACGATGACGTTTCGAATGTCTTTTTGACGATCGGTCTGCGTGACGGCCTGGATGATGCCAGGCTGATCGCGCTCGCCTCGACCCAGGAACATGCCTCAAAACTTCGTCTGGCCGGAGCGAACAAGGTGATCTCCAAACTTCAGACGACGGCAGATATCATCATCGAGGTGCTTGAACGGCCGATCGTCACCTATGTCATGGGGGAGATCATGCAGGAAGAGGCGGCCTTGAAAACGGTACAGATCGTACTCGAAGCCGGTTCGCCGCTCATCGGCGAGCTACTGTATGACGTTTCGCTGCAGCTGCAGAGCGAGTTGATCGTTCTGGCCGTTGTTGACGAGACGATGCAGACCCATTTCGTGTTTACATCAAAAGGGTATAAACACCGAATTGAAGTGGGGGATATTTTAGTTGTGATCGGATATGATGAGAATATTGAGAAACTTAAAAGGAGAGTGTAG
- a CDS encoding bifunctional riboflavin kinase/FAD synthetase encodes MKNVKAIAIGGFDGMHIGHQKLFEAVGETGAVLVIETGYANLTPGRAREHYTDLPVFYYELETIRHLDAEGFIAKLSEEFPKLEKIVVGYDFHFGKDRRYAIDDLRAYFSGEVEVIDEVAIDNDSVHSHKIRAKLQIGDVKGANRFLGYNYTVHGEKVPGQGLGEKELFATINIDVKGFLLPKEGVYVTFARLDDEEHYHPAVTFIGHRVTTDGSFAVETHILDMNVGDIKRVRISFVDFIRPNKKFENLESLKAAIADDIAIAKRDTQRLSL; translated from the coding sequence TTGAAAAATGTTAAAGCGATAGCGATAGGCGGGTTTGACGGCATGCATATCGGGCATCAAAAACTTTTTGAGGCCGTGGGAGAGACGGGGGCTGTTTTAGTGATCGAGACGGGCTATGCCAACCTGACCCCCGGGCGGGCAAGAGAGCATTACACAGATCTGCCGGTTTTTTATTATGAACTTGAGACTATCCGTCATCTTGATGCAGAAGGTTTTATTGCAAAACTCTCCGAAGAATTTCCAAAACTGGAGAAGATCGTTGTTGGGTATGATTTTCATTTTGGCAAGGACCGCCGTTATGCCATTGACGATCTGCGTGCGTATTTCAGCGGGGAGGTCGAGGTGATCGACGAGGTCGCGATCGACAACGATTCGGTCCATTCGCACAAGATCCGGGCCAAACTGCAGATCGGTGATGTCAAAGGGGCGAACCGGTTTTTAGGGTATAACTATACGGTCCACGGCGAAAAGGTACCGGGGCAGGGACTTGGAGAAAAAGAGCTTTTCGCAACGATCAACATCGATGTAAAAGGGTTTCTCCTGCCCAAAGAGGGGGTCTATGTCACTTTTGCCCGTTTGGACGACGAAGAACATTACCACCCTGCGGTTACTTTTATCGGTCACCGTGTAACGACGGACGGCTCTTTTGCCGTCGAAACGCACATTTTAGACATGAATGTCGGCGATATTAAAAGAGTACGCATCTCTTTCGTCGACTTTATCCGACCGAACAAAAAGTTTGAGAACCTGGAGAGCTTGAAAGCAGCGATCGCCGATGATATAGCGATTGCAAAGCGTGATACACAGCGGCTGAGTCTTTAA